One segment of Phalacrocorax carbo chromosome 24, bPhaCar2.1, whole genome shotgun sequence DNA contains the following:
- the EIF4EBP1 gene encoding eukaryotic translation initiation factor 4E-binding protein 1 → MSGRCCQGQTPSRDIPGPGKRLALPDGAPLPPGDYSTTPGGTVFGTTPGGTRIIYDRKFLMECRNSPLAKTPPSDLPDIPGVTSPNVEELKIENNHVQNCDEKVSAGEEEQFDMDI, encoded by the exons ATGTCGGGCCGCTGCTGCCAGGGGCAAACCCCGAGTCGCGACATCCCGGGCCCCGGCAAACGCCTCGCCCTGCCCGACGGTgccccgctgccgcccggcGACTACAGCACCACGCCGGGGGGCACCGTCTTCGGGACCACGCCGGGCG GTACCAGGATTATTTATGATCGTAAATTTTTGATGGAGTGCCGCAACTCTCCGCTCGCCAAAACACCACCTTCTGACCTTCCGGACATTCCAGGTGTTACGAGCCCAAATGTGGAGGAGTTGAAGATTGAGAACAACCATGTCCAAAACTGTGATGAGAAAGTGAGCGCAG GTGAGGAAGAGCAGTTTGACATGGACATCTAA
- the NODAL gene encoding nodal homolog yields MRVPLRSAPALLLCALALLRLGCAPTRAPTRAPTRAPTRAAPRAPPRCPPLMLQLLRAPPAPLRAAAAAALSLSPHGSLQNGSRWALSFDMSSLSSSQEVNLAELRVRLPGLSPSRDVSLDIYHSQRRRCRAGGTCAHQLFLGTVAGSPSSTQASWKVFEVTSLLRSWLHQAVAPGHRGPMGRERWETSGLATATTHLPTSSDTGHGEPALPQDVMDRVLLLIFSRDKSPGDHSLIRTAETSKHVMRDSDSQGMGTRRHRRNRKEKQRIKVSDAATAIPGEEGRSLCRRVDMMVDFEQTGWGSWIVYPKKYNAYRCEGQCPSPVDETFKPTNHAYIQSLLQLYKPNQVPCPACSPIRMSPLSMLYYEKGEIVVRHHEDMIIEECGCN; encoded by the exons ATGCGGGTCCCGCTGCGCTCCGCGCCCGCGCTGCTGCTCTGCGCCCTCGCCCTGCTCCGCCTGGGCTGCGCCCCGACCCGCGCCCCGACCCGCGCCCCCACCCGCGCCCCCacccgcgccgcgccccgcgccccgccgcgctgcccccCGCTGATGCTACAGCTGCTCCgcgcccctcccgccccgctccgcgccgccgccgccgctgccctcagcctctcccCGCACG GCTCCCTGCAGAACGGCTCCCGCTGGGCGCTCTCCTTCGACATGTCCTCCCTCTCCAGCAGCCAGGAGGTGAATCTGGCCGAGCTCCGTGTCCGCCTGCCCGGTCTCTCTCCATCCCGCGATGTCTCCCTGGACATCTACCACAGCCAGCGGCGGAGGTGCCGGGCCGGCGGGACCTGTGCCCACCAGCTCTTCCTAGGCACTGTGGCTGGCAGCCCCTCTTCCACCCAGGCCTCCTGGAAAGTCTTTGAGGTCACCAGCCTGCTCCGGTCCTGGCTCCACCAAGCTGTGGCCCCTGGGCACCGCGGTCCCATGGGAAGGGAGCGGTGGGAGACAAGCGGGTTGGCCACTGCCACGACACACTTGCCCACCTCAAGTGACACTGGACACGGggagcctgccctgccccaggatGTGATGGACAGAGTCCTGCTGCTCATCTTCTCCAGGGACAAGTCTCCGGGAGACCACAGCCTCATCAGGACAGCAGAGACCTCCAAACACGTCATGCGTGACAGCGACTCCCAGGGCATGGGGACCCGCCGGCATCGCAGGAAcaggaaggagaagcaaaggATCAAAGTGAGCGATGCTGCCACTGCcatccctggggaggagggcaggtCCTTGTGCAGGAGGGTGGACATGATGGTGGATTTCGAGCAGacaggctggggcagctggaTCGTCTACCCCAAAAAATACAATGCCTACCGGTGCGAAGGGCAGTGTCCGTCGCCTGTGGACGAGACCTTCAAGCCTACCAACCATGCCTACATACAG AGTTTGCTGCAGCTCTACAAGCCCAACCAGGTGCCCTGCCCCGCCTGCTCCCCGATCAGGATGAGTCCCCTGTCCATGCTCTACTATGAGAAGGGCGAAATTGTCGTCCGCCACCACGAGGACATGATCATCGAGGAGTGCGGCTGCAACTGA
- the ASH2L gene encoding set1/Ash2 histone methyltransferase complex subunit ASH2 isoform X1 — translation MAAAAAAPAAAAGIVPPAAEGAEPPPDPPAAEPPAPPEPGATDTDTGGDAALADVTAALDTESANGKEPLEAAGDNSEVLDAQAGSVDEENGRQLGEIELQCGICTKWFTADTFGIDTTSCLPFMTNYSFHCNVCHHSGNTYFLRKQANLKEMCLSALANLTWQSRTQDEHPKTMFSKDKDIIPFIDKYWECMTTRQRPGKMTWPNNIVKTMCKERDVFLVKEHPDPGSKDPEEDYPKFGLLDQDLANIGPAYDNQKQNNAVSTSGSLNGGASLGGGIAAGGSGKGRGAKRKQQDGGTTGTAKKTRSDPLFSAQRLPPHGYPLEHPFNKDGYRYILAEPDPHAPDPEKLELDCWAGKPIPGDLYRACLYERVLLALHDRAPQLKISDDRLTVIGEKGYSMVRASHGVRKGAWYFEISMDEMPPDTAARLGWSQPLGNLQAPLGYDKFSYSWRSKKGTKFHQSIGKHYSSGYGQGDVLGFYISLPEDTETAKSLPDTYKDKALIKFKSYLYFEEKDFVDKAEKSLKQAPGSQIIFFKNGASQGVAFKDIFEGVYFPAISLYKGCTVSINFGPYFKYPPRDITYRPMSDMGWGAVVEHTLADVLYHVETEVDGRRSPPWEP, via the exons atggcggcagcggcggcggcgccagCAGCGGCGGCCGGGATCGTCCCTCCCGCGGCCGAGGGCGCGGAGCCCCCCCCGGACCCTCCCGCCGcggagcccccggccccgcccgaACCGGGCGCCACCGACACCGACACCGG GGGCGATGCCGCCCTGGCCGATGTCACCGCAGCGCTGGACACCGAGTCTGCCAACGGGAAGGAGCCCCTG GAGGCCGCTGGGGACAACTCTGAAGTCTTGGATGCTCAGGCAGGCTCAGTGGATGAAGAGAACGGACGGCAGCTTGGAGAGATAGAGCTGCAGTGTGGAATTTGTACCAAATGGTTCACAGCAGACACCTTTGGCATTGATACCAC GTCATGCCTGCCTTTTATGACCAACTACAGTTTCCATTGCAACGTTTGCCATCACAGCGGGAACACGtatttcttaagaaaacaaGCAA atctCAAGGAAATGTGCCTTAGTGCTCTGGCCAACTTAACGTGGCAGTCAAGGACACAAGATGAGCACCCAAAAACTATGTTCTCAAAAGATAAG gatattATCCCATTTATTGATAAATACTGGGAGTGTATGACAACGCGACAGAGACCTGGGAAAATGACTTGGCCTAACAATATTGTTAAAACTATG TGTAAAGAAAGAGATGTGTTCTTGGTGAAAGAGCATCCGGACCCAGGGAGTAAAGACCCAGAAGAAGATTACCCCAAGTTTGGCCTTCTCGACCAA GATCTTGCCAATATTGGTCCTGCATATGATAACCAGAAACAGAACAACGCAGTATCCACAAGCGGAAGCTTAAATG GTGGAGCCTCTTTGGGAG GGGGAAttgctgcaggaggcagtgggAAGGGACGGGGAGCGAAGCGCAAGCAGCAAGACGGAGGGACCACAGGAACAGCCAAGAAAACCAGAAG TGACCCGTTGTTTTCTGCTCAGCGCTTACCACCCCACGGTTATCCTTTGGAACACCCCTTTAATAAAGATGGATATCGTTACATCTTGGCTGAGCCTGACCCCCACGCACCTGACCCAGAAAAATTGGAGCTAGACTGTTGGGCAGGAAAGCCTATTCCTGGGGACCTCTACAGAGCCTGCCTGTATGAACGAGTCCTCCTAGCGCTGCACGACCGAG CTCCTCAGCTAAAGATCTCTGACGACAGACTGACTGTTATTGGCGAGAAGGGCTATTCCATGGTACGAGCCTCTCATGGAGTGCGGAAAGGAGCGTGGTACTTTGAAATATCCATGGACGAGATGCCTCCAGACACAGCTGCCAGATTAGGCTGGTCACAGCCACTAG GGAACCTCCAGGCGCCTCTGGGATACGACAAGTTCAGCTACTCCTGGCGCAGCAAAAAGGGAACAAAGTTTCACCAGTCGATAGGGAAACACTATTCATCTGGCTACGGACAGGGTGATGTACTGGGGTTTTACATCAGTCTTCCAGAAGATACCGAGACCGCCAAATCGCTGCCTGACACTTACAAAGATAAG GCTCTGATTAAATTCAAAAGCTACTTGTACTTTGAAGAGAAGGACTTTGTGgacaaagcagagaagagcctAAAACAAGCACCTGGAAGCCAG ataatATTCTTCAAGAATGGTGCCAGCCAAGGAGTTGCCTTTAAAGATATCTTTGAGGGGGTTTATTTTCCCGCTATTTCTTTGTACAAAGGCTGCACG GTTTCTATAAACTTTGGGCCATATTTCAAGTATCCACCTAGAGATATCACTTACCGTCCG ATGAGTGACATGGGCTGGGGTGCTGTTGTAGAACACACGCTGGCAGATGTGCTCTATCACGTGGAGACAGAAGTTGATGGAAGACGAAGTCCGCCCTGGGAGCCATAA
- the ASH2L gene encoding set1/Ash2 histone methyltransferase complex subunit ASH2 isoform X2, whose protein sequence is MAAAAAAPAAAAGIVPPAAEGAEPPPDPPAAEPPAPPEPGATDTDTGGDAALADVTAALDTESANGKEPLEAAGDNSEVLDAQAGSVDEENGRQLGEIELQCGICTKWFTADTFGIDTTSCLPFMTNYSFHCNVCHHSGNTYFLRKQANLKEMCLSALANLTWQSRTQDEHPKTMFSKDKDIIPFIDKYWECMTTRQRPGKMTWPNNIVKTMCKERDVFLVKEHPDPGSKDPEEDYPKFGLLDQDLANIGPAYDNQKQNNAVSTSGSLNGGIAAGGSGKGRGAKRKQQDGGTTGTAKKTRSDPLFSAQRLPPHGYPLEHPFNKDGYRYILAEPDPHAPDPEKLELDCWAGKPIPGDLYRACLYERVLLALHDRAPQLKISDDRLTVIGEKGYSMVRASHGVRKGAWYFEISMDEMPPDTAARLGWSQPLGNLQAPLGYDKFSYSWRSKKGTKFHQSIGKHYSSGYGQGDVLGFYISLPEDTETAKSLPDTYKDKALIKFKSYLYFEEKDFVDKAEKSLKQAPGSQIIFFKNGASQGVAFKDIFEGVYFPAISLYKGCTVSINFGPYFKYPPRDITYRPMSDMGWGAVVEHTLADVLYHVETEVDGRRSPPWEP, encoded by the exons atggcggcagcggcggcggcgccagCAGCGGCGGCCGGGATCGTCCCTCCCGCGGCCGAGGGCGCGGAGCCCCCCCCGGACCCTCCCGCCGcggagcccccggccccgcccgaACCGGGCGCCACCGACACCGACACCGG GGGCGATGCCGCCCTGGCCGATGTCACCGCAGCGCTGGACACCGAGTCTGCCAACGGGAAGGAGCCCCTG GAGGCCGCTGGGGACAACTCTGAAGTCTTGGATGCTCAGGCAGGCTCAGTGGATGAAGAGAACGGACGGCAGCTTGGAGAGATAGAGCTGCAGTGTGGAATTTGTACCAAATGGTTCACAGCAGACACCTTTGGCATTGATACCAC GTCATGCCTGCCTTTTATGACCAACTACAGTTTCCATTGCAACGTTTGCCATCACAGCGGGAACACGtatttcttaagaaaacaaGCAA atctCAAGGAAATGTGCCTTAGTGCTCTGGCCAACTTAACGTGGCAGTCAAGGACACAAGATGAGCACCCAAAAACTATGTTCTCAAAAGATAAG gatattATCCCATTTATTGATAAATACTGGGAGTGTATGACAACGCGACAGAGACCTGGGAAAATGACTTGGCCTAACAATATTGTTAAAACTATG TGTAAAGAAAGAGATGTGTTCTTGGTGAAAGAGCATCCGGACCCAGGGAGTAAAGACCCAGAAGAAGATTACCCCAAGTTTGGCCTTCTCGACCAA GATCTTGCCAATATTGGTCCTGCATATGATAACCAGAAACAGAACAACGCAGTATCCACAAGCGGAAGCTTAAATG GGGGAAttgctgcaggaggcagtgggAAGGGACGGGGAGCGAAGCGCAAGCAGCAAGACGGAGGGACCACAGGAACAGCCAAGAAAACCAGAAG TGACCCGTTGTTTTCTGCTCAGCGCTTACCACCCCACGGTTATCCTTTGGAACACCCCTTTAATAAAGATGGATATCGTTACATCTTGGCTGAGCCTGACCCCCACGCACCTGACCCAGAAAAATTGGAGCTAGACTGTTGGGCAGGAAAGCCTATTCCTGGGGACCTCTACAGAGCCTGCCTGTATGAACGAGTCCTCCTAGCGCTGCACGACCGAG CTCCTCAGCTAAAGATCTCTGACGACAGACTGACTGTTATTGGCGAGAAGGGCTATTCCATGGTACGAGCCTCTCATGGAGTGCGGAAAGGAGCGTGGTACTTTGAAATATCCATGGACGAGATGCCTCCAGACACAGCTGCCAGATTAGGCTGGTCACAGCCACTAG GGAACCTCCAGGCGCCTCTGGGATACGACAAGTTCAGCTACTCCTGGCGCAGCAAAAAGGGAACAAAGTTTCACCAGTCGATAGGGAAACACTATTCATCTGGCTACGGACAGGGTGATGTACTGGGGTTTTACATCAGTCTTCCAGAAGATACCGAGACCGCCAAATCGCTGCCTGACACTTACAAAGATAAG GCTCTGATTAAATTCAAAAGCTACTTGTACTTTGAAGAGAAGGACTTTGTGgacaaagcagagaagagcctAAAACAAGCACCTGGAAGCCAG ataatATTCTTCAAGAATGGTGCCAGCCAAGGAGTTGCCTTTAAAGATATCTTTGAGGGGGTTTATTTTCCCGCTATTTCTTTGTACAAAGGCTGCACG GTTTCTATAAACTTTGGGCCATATTTCAAGTATCCACCTAGAGATATCACTTACCGTCCG ATGAGTGACATGGGCTGGGGTGCTGTTGTAGAACACACGCTGGCAGATGTGCTCTATCACGTGGAGACAGAAGTTGATGGAAGACGAAGTCCGCCCTGGGAGCCATAA